The DNA sequence CGCCGGGGTGTGGAGGGTGTCGCCGGGTTTCTCTAGAGAGTCTGCGTGGGGAGGCTGCAGCCAGTGGAGGAGTAGAGGGTTAGGGTTTTGTGTTTATATAGTGGGATTACACAATTGTATATTCTTGGGCTGATTTCTCTTATGGGCTTCACCCCTGGCCTTGGAATCCACACTACGGGCTACTCCAAAATGATACAGAACTGGGCCTTCATCTGTTTGGATATATGGGCTTGTAGGAGAGGTGGAGGGGGATTGGGCTTTTCTACAAAAGCGTTTAAGCTATGGGTTGAATTCTGAAGGTAAAACAGTAAACACCAACTCCGACTATACATGAGAATGTAAACAAAgggtaaatttatattaatttacttattcAACCTAATTGCCCAGATTAAATGCTCCCTAAATCTTTACTTGTACATTAGCAATAAGTGAGTAATATATCCCTACAAATTGTGGAATCAGTCTAACAAACTATGATATGTGTTGAACACCTCACATAATAGGTAGAAATTTACATAGTTTGGagatttttcatattgaaaaattttactaaaataagtTGTTGCGAGTTAGAATAAAATGGTCAACAATCAATTACGTATATTACattgtttgaatttatctCAATCAAAAAATATCATCTTTTTTTCGAATTTATAAACAATAAGTAAGACGTAATATTAAATCAGATTCCACCTGACtgtaaaagaaagaaagaaaatgcaattatACTAAAAGAATCGATTATTACACATAAATAATAAGACAGCAACTGCTCCATCATGTTCCAAAACTTGCAATTGCAGCATGCCATTGCCAGCTGAATATAAgagtattatttattgattcctcccaagaaataaacttgcctatttatatattgttagAGATGAACACTCCTTGCCCATGTCTTCCTGATATCGCCAGCGCAAAATTCCTTTGTCCACTGCAAAGCTTCGGAGTTCTCACGGATGTTTTGGCAGACAGAAGCGAGAGTTTCAACTTTCAATTGATTTACCTTTCTCTGGCAAAAGAGAAATTTTCTTGACATTAGCATCGACCATATATAGGGTTTACCGGCGTGGAATCCTCCTCATTAATGCATCAGCTATGGACTGAAATGATAAAGAGATTAATTGCAAATTGTCACATTAGTTTGCTGTTGACAGCTCACCctccattttatatatatattctccttcagttatattataattattagtgcgCAATCTGTGTCATACATGGGCcgatttaattatgattaaaataatattttaaaagtatatgaAAGTCAatccagaaaaaaattataaattaaatgaataatatcaaattagctttatttaattacaatgtattaatattaataaaatttatagcaAAATCcagttttataattattaatgtgCGACCCGTGCAATGCATGGGAGAATTTTAATCacgattaaaataatatttcataaagtATATGAAAGTCAATCcagaaaaaaaactataaattagatGGAAATAGCaaattaactttatttattataatatattaatattaataaaattgaaagcaaaataattatcaatgtGCGACCCCCcaataatacaaatttgattgaaacaGATTCAATCACACAAGTACGTAATCTATtgaatttatccttttttcataaaaattgtaCAATCTAAACTTTGAGTAATGTCACACACACATGCCAAAATTGGTGATTGCCATTTATTTTCACTAAGATATAAGTTCCAAAAAATAACTTCACTACATGACTGATCAAATGTGTATTTTGTCATAATCATGAATGAATCTACACATCATGTTACTTTCAATATTCTTGTCGCATATGAAATTTTTGGGTCGAGAAGAACTCACATTGTACGTTCAATGTGTGTGAATATATGTGTGTCTGTTTATGAGTCGCTCGTTTGAATGGCAATGTTCGTGAGGTTGGATTGCTATGTACGTTGAACCCCCCACATGGTTATCTAAATACTTTCTCTTCTGGATATGCTACAACGTTATCTGCGTTTTACGCGTGTATTCTTggttttgaatttgtgttgaaATCCAGACGTCGTCGGCATTTGCTGTTCTGCTTGCTGCATTGTCTCTGTAAATTAACGGGCGTTTCGTTGTCGAAGTGGAGAAATTTGGGGTGGTTGATTTTTCCTTGTTTAATTCAGTGATTGGAAATTTTGGAATTGAAGAATGACGGCAGTTGGCGATTTCCGTATGTTGAATTTGTCTAAGCTCTCGGATTTGGACTTCTACGAGGTATTACCCGCCAAGTCGACGTTTGCGAAGGCGGAGGTTCTGTATACCGGAGGTAAGAATTTGAGCATGTGCGGTGGTGGCGCGAGATCCAGAGTTTTGGGGCCGGTCAAGGCAATGGAAGCTTCCAGCGGCGATGTTCTGACGAAGTATTCTGGCGGTTTTTCCGGTATGTTATTGTTTTCATCATTGTAGCCCTGTTTTTCCTTTGATTGAATTCATAATTAGTTTGTCcattttatggattaaaataGGAAAACATAAGGTTCAGATAACTACCGTTGGGGATTCGTCGAATATTGTCTGGCACAAATCTTCTGTAGAAAAGAGCGACAGGGAGGAGTTGCTTAATCAGACGGGCTGTGTCATTTGGATTACAGGACTCAGTGGTTCAGGTTTGTACAGCAAACCTCACCTGTTAATAGCTGATATTATGTTATGGTTTCAGTCTTGTTATGCTTTCTTGATCGTTCTAACATCTGCATTATGACAAGAGGATAAACCAGTGATGAATACGCTGTTGCAATTTCCTATGTTGTCTTCATGATTATGCACTCAATTAATAAGACAACGATTAGTAGGGTCACTTTATCTGTGGACACAACAGCTACCCTTTGATACCCTGCTGTCAAACTCCCTGTTGGAGTTTGAAGTGGTTCAAATAACCAACAAGAGGGATATACGACACTATCATTACACTGATGATTTATTTACCATCATATAAATTCTTGATGTTTTACTTCAGGAAAGAGCACTTTGGCATGTGCGTTAAGTCATGCATTGCATGCTAGGGGAAAGCTCAGCTACATCCTCGACGGGGATAACTGTAGGCATGGTCTCAACAGTGATCTTAGTTTTAAAGCTGAGGATCGAGCAGAGAACATTAGAAGGATCGGTTGGTTCTTGTCTTGATTGtggattgatttttcttttttgcagaACAACTGGTCTAGCCAGTTTAAAGTTTTaactcctttttcttttataatatatagggGAGGTGGCTAAGCTCTTTGCGGATTCTGGAGTAATTTGCATTGCGAGTTTGATATCACCGTATAGGAAGGACCGTGATGCCTGTCGAGCTTTATTGCCTGAAGGAGATTTCATTGAGGTTAATCTCTCTGCCCTGAATCTAAACTCTgtctgtttcttctttttgtgtgaGGAACAGCAAAGTTCTCAAATAGATAATATGCAGGTATATATGGATGTGCCTCTACAATTGTGCGAAACAAGGGATCCAAAGGGATTATACAAGCTCGCACGAGCCGGCAAAATCAAAGGTTAGTCTGCATAATTCATCTGATAAATGAGTTGTAAAATCAGATTCTTCTTTCAAGAAGGTGATTTGTTTTGCGTGTCTTCCACAGGATTCACTGGTGTTGATGATCCGTATGAGCCACCATTGAACTCTGAGGTTGGTAATTCTACTCTTCTATTCACTTGTGGTTTTAAGGttctttaatttaaagttATGATAACCATCTGTAATACCTAAGATGCCCTGTAAGAAGACTGTATGTCTGATCATTTTCCTAGCAACACTTGTATTTTACAATTTGACTTCATAACGCTGTCTTCTTTGCTGTTTCTACATCTAACGCT is a window from the Sesamum indicum cultivar Zhongzhi No. 13 linkage group LG15, S_indicum_v1.0, whole genome shotgun sequence genome containing:
- the LOC105177818 gene encoding adenylyl-sulfate kinase 3 — encoded protein: MTAVGDFRMLNLSKLSDLDFYEVLPAKSTFAKAEVLYTGGKNLSMCGGGARSRVLGPVKAMEASSGDVLTKYSGGFSGKHKVQITTVGDSSNIVWHKSSVEKSDREELLNQTGCVIWITGLSGSGKSTLACALSHALHARGKLSYILDGDNCRHGLNSDLSFKAEDRAENIRRIGEVAKLFADSGVICIASLISPYRKDRDACRALLPEGDFIEVYMDVPLQLCETRDPKGLYKLARAGKIKGFTGVDDPYEPPLNSEIVLCQREKTCDSPNALAEIVISYLERKGYLEA